The following proteins come from a genomic window of Methylorubrum populi:
- a CDS encoding LysR family transcriptional regulator, with amino-acid sequence MIDKLEFLLALAREQHFGRAAEACGVTQQTLSAGVKSLEDRFGVRLVQRGSRFQGFTPEGDRVLAWGRRIVGDARAMQDDVAALRRGLSGHLRIAAVPTALPMVAALTTPYRARYPNVRFSVISTTSEEIFSLIDNLEADAGLTYLDNEPLGRVIAVPLYTEHYQLLTAAGGPYDDRASVTWAELAKIPLCLLTPNMQNRRIIDQQLRAAGGEPAPTLESNSMVVLMTHVRTLQWASVMPAILADALGPTEGLRAIPIVEPDLRHAIGLVAPRRDPATPMVTALVNVARTVARTLDADDPVPAVLQASGTP; translated from the coding sequence GTGATCGACAAGCTCGAATTCCTTCTGGCACTCGCCCGCGAGCAGCATTTCGGGCGCGCGGCGGAAGCCTGCGGCGTCACCCAGCAGACGCTCTCGGCGGGGGTGAAGAGCCTCGAGGACCGCTTCGGCGTGCGGCTCGTCCAGCGGGGCTCGCGCTTCCAGGGCTTCACGCCCGAGGGCGACCGGGTGCTGGCCTGGGGCCGGCGCATCGTCGGCGACGCCCGGGCGATGCAGGACGACGTGGCCGCGCTCCGACGCGGCCTGTCGGGACATCTGCGCATCGCCGCCGTGCCGACCGCGCTGCCGATGGTGGCCGCGCTGACCACGCCCTATCGGGCGCGCTACCCGAATGTGCGCTTCAGCGTCATCTCCACCACCTCGGAGGAGATCTTCTCGCTGATCGACAATCTCGAGGCCGATGCGGGGCTGACCTATCTCGACAACGAGCCGCTCGGCCGCGTCATCGCCGTGCCGCTCTACACCGAGCACTACCAGCTGCTCACCGCGGCGGGCGGCCCCTACGACGACCGGGCCAGCGTCACCTGGGCCGAGCTCGCCAAGATCCCGCTCTGCCTGCTGACGCCGAACATGCAGAACCGGCGCATCATCGACCAGCAGCTCCGCGCCGCCGGCGGCGAACCGGCGCCGACGCTGGAATCGAATTCCATGGTCGTGCTGATGACCCATGTGCGCACGCTGCAATGGGCGAGCGTGATGCCGGCGATCCTCGCCGACGCGCTGGGGCCGACCGAGGGCCTGCGGGCGATCCCGATCGTCGAGCCCGACCTGCGCCACGCCATCGGCCTCGTCGCTCCGCGCCGCGATCCGGCCACACCGATGGTTACCGCCCTCGTCAACGTCGCCCGCACCGTGGCCCGTACCCTCGACGCGGACGATCCGGTCCCGGCCGTGCTGCAGGCCTCCGGCACGCCCTGA
- a CDS encoding helicase HerA-like domain-containing protein, translating to MAGEGTILVGRSTGPQRKPEVLTLRLANRHGLVAGATGTGKTVTLQVLAEGFSNAGVPVFAADIKGDLSGLAAAGEAKPHFVKRAEELGIAYEPDRFPTVFWDVFGEQGHPIRCTVTEMGPLLLARLLELNDTQEGVLNIAFRVADENQWPLIDLKDLRALLTFLSENAKELSATYGNVSGASIGAIQRALLVLENQGADKFLGEPALNLEDFMRTDREGRGFVNILAADRLMQRPRLYASFLLWMLSELFEQLPEVGDLDKPKLVFFFDEAHLLFNDAPKALLDAVEQVVRLIRSKGVGVYFVTQNPLDVPETVLGQLGNRVQHALRAFTPRDQRAVRAAAETFRQNPGFDVASAITELAVGEALVSFLEAKGTPSIVERALIAPPQGRVGPLTPAERAELIQQSPLRRKYDEAVDNESAYEMLAKRKHLDSAPAEAASQSEGGLSGMLGGWLGGLLGGGGEAAPKGKGRSRRPPPSLAEQVIGNAARSMARKVGTEVGDAILRNVLGGLTKR from the coding sequence ATGGCGGGCGAGGGAACGATTCTGGTCGGCCGGAGCACGGGCCCGCAGCGCAAGCCAGAGGTGCTGACCCTGCGGCTGGCCAACCGCCACGGCCTCGTGGCGGGCGCCACCGGCACGGGCAAGACCGTGACGCTGCAGGTGCTGGCCGAGGGATTCTCCAATGCGGGCGTCCCGGTTTTCGCCGCCGACATCAAGGGCGACCTGTCCGGCTTGGCCGCCGCGGGCGAGGCGAAGCCGCATTTCGTCAAGCGCGCCGAGGAACTCGGGATCGCTTACGAGCCCGACCGCTTCCCGACCGTGTTCTGGGACGTGTTCGGCGAGCAGGGCCACCCGATCCGCTGCACCGTCACCGAGATGGGCCCGCTGCTGCTCGCCCGGCTGCTCGAACTCAACGATACGCAGGAGGGCGTGCTCAACATCGCCTTCCGGGTCGCCGACGAGAATCAGTGGCCGCTGATCGATCTGAAGGACCTGCGCGCGCTGCTCACCTTCCTGTCGGAGAACGCCAAGGAGCTGTCGGCCACGTACGGCAACGTCTCGGGCGCCTCGATCGGCGCGATCCAGCGGGCGCTGCTGGTGCTGGAGAACCAGGGCGCCGACAAGTTCCTCGGCGAGCCGGCGCTCAACCTCGAAGACTTCATGCGCACCGACCGGGAGGGCAGGGGCTTCGTCAACATCCTGGCCGCCGACCGGTTGATGCAGCGGCCGCGCCTCTACGCCTCGTTCCTGCTGTGGATGCTCTCCGAGCTGTTCGAGCAGCTTCCCGAGGTCGGCGACCTCGACAAGCCCAAGCTCGTGTTCTTCTTCGACGAGGCGCACCTGCTGTTCAACGATGCGCCGAAGGCGCTGCTCGACGCGGTCGAGCAGGTGGTGCGCCTGATCCGCTCGAAGGGCGTCGGCGTCTATTTCGTGACGCAGAACCCGCTCGACGTGCCGGAGACGGTGCTCGGCCAGCTCGGCAACCGGGTGCAGCACGCGCTCCGGGCCTTCACTCCCCGCGACCAGCGCGCCGTGCGCGCCGCCGCCGAGACCTTCCGCCAGAATCCCGGCTTCGACGTGGCCTCCGCCATCACCGAACTCGCCGTCGGCGAGGCGCTGGTGAGTTTCCTGGAGGCCAAGGGCACGCCCTCCATCGTCGAGCGGGCGCTGATCGCCCCGCCGCAGGGCCGGGTCGGGCCGCTGACGCCGGCGGAACGGGCCGAGCTCATCCAGCAGAGCCCGCTGCGCAGGAAATATGACGAGGCGGTCGACAACGAGAGCGCCTACGAGATGCTGGCCAAGCGCAAGCACCTCGATTCCGCCCCGGCCGAAGCGGCAAGCCAGAGCGAGGGCGGCCTCTCGGGCATGCTCGGCGGGTGGCTCGGCGGCCTTCTCGGAGGCGGTGGGGAGGCCGCCCCGAAAGGCAAGGGCCGCTCCCGCCGCCCGCCGCCAAGCCTGGCCGAGCAGGTCATCGGCAACGCCGCCCGCTCGATGGCGCGCAAGGTCGGCACGGAGGTCGGCGACGCGATACTCAGGAACGTGCTGGGCGGGCTGACGAAGCGGTAG
- the obgE gene encoding GTPase ObgE, producing MKFLDEAKVYVRSGDGGPGCVSFRREKFIEFGGPNGGDGGRGGDVWIECVQGLNTLIDYRYRQHFKARKGEHGMGSNCHGAKGDDAVLQVPAGTQVFAEDGERLIADMTEVGQRVRLAKGGNGGFGNAYFTTSTNRAPRHANPGQEGQEMWLILRLKLIADAGLVGLPNAGKSTFLATVTAAKPKIADYPFTTLHPGLGVVRSDAREFVLADIPGLIEGAHEGVGLGDRFLAHVERCRVLLHLVEGTSEHAGKAYKLVRRELEAYGGGLAEKPEIVALSKADALDADTLKQQLARLKRAAGGKPLVLSAASGQGVQEALRAIQAQLDGQDATEEADVAAEPWHP from the coding sequence GTGAAATTCCTCGACGAAGCCAAGGTCTACGTCCGCTCCGGCGACGGCGGTCCCGGCTGCGTCTCGTTCCGGCGGGAAAAGTTCATCGAGTTCGGCGGCCCGAACGGCGGCGACGGCGGACGGGGCGGCGATGTCTGGATCGAGTGCGTGCAGGGCCTCAACACCCTGATCGATTACCGCTACCGGCAGCACTTCAAGGCGAGGAAGGGCGAGCACGGCATGGGCTCGAACTGCCACGGCGCCAAGGGCGACGACGCGGTGCTCCAGGTGCCCGCCGGCACGCAGGTCTTCGCCGAGGACGGCGAGAGGCTGATCGCCGACATGACGGAGGTCGGACAGCGGGTGCGGCTGGCCAAGGGCGGCAATGGCGGCTTCGGCAACGCCTACTTCACCACCTCGACGAACCGCGCTCCGCGCCACGCCAATCCCGGCCAGGAAGGCCAGGAAATGTGGCTGATCCTGCGCCTCAAGCTCATCGCCGATGCCGGCCTCGTCGGCCTGCCGAACGCCGGCAAGTCGACCTTCCTCGCCACCGTCACCGCCGCCAAGCCGAAGATCGCCGACTATCCCTTCACCACGCTCCATCCAGGCCTCGGCGTGGTGCGCTCGGATGCCCGCGAGTTCGTGCTCGCCGACATTCCCGGCCTGATCGAGGGCGCGCACGAGGGTGTCGGTCTCGGCGACCGCTTCCTCGCCCATGTCGAGCGCTGCCGGGTGCTGCTGCACCTCGTGGAGGGCACGAGCGAGCACGCCGGCAAGGCCTACAAGCTGGTGCGGCGCGAGCTCGAAGCCTATGGCGGCGGCCTCGCCGAGAAGCCCGAGATCGTGGCGCTGTCGAAGGCGGACGCGCTCGACGCCGACACGCTCAAGCAGCAGCTGGCCCGGCTCAAGCGGGCGGCGGGGGGGAAGCCGCTCGTGCTCTCGGCGGCCTCGGGGCAGGGCGTGCAGGAGGCGCTGCGGGCGATCCAGGCCCAGCTCGACGGACAGGATGCGACGGAGGAGGCAGACGTGGCCGCCGAGCCCTGGCACCCGTGA
- the rpmA gene encoding 50S ribosomal protein L27, whose amino-acid sequence MAHKKAGGSSRNGRDSAGRRLGVKKFGSEAVIPGNIIVRQRGTKWHPGTNVGMGKDHTLFALVPGNVQFETRRGRAFVTVVPLAQAAE is encoded by the coding sequence ATGGCACATAAAAAAGCAGGCGGCTCGTCCCGCAACGGCCGCGACTCCGCCGGCCGGCGCCTCGGCGTCAAGAAGTTCGGCTCGGAGGCCGTCATTCCGGGCAACATCATCGTGCGCCAGCGCGGCACGAAGTGGCATCCCGGCACCAATGTCGGCATGGGCAAGGACCACACCCTGTTCGCCCTCGTCCCCGGCAACGTGCAGTTCGAGACCCGCCGCGGACGCGCATTCGTCACCGTCGTACCGCTGGCCCAGGCCGCGGAGTAA
- a CDS encoding formate dehydrogenase subunit delta, with amino-acid sequence MSATTTNDRLVRMANQIALFFRSYPEDEAVAGIHNHIVAFWTPKMRRDLEGYADEAGERLDALVHKALEGEPTTDSPVRPATRNPQLAGEGASDAG; translated from the coding sequence ATGAGCGCAACGACCACCAACGACCGACTGGTGCGCATGGCCAACCAGATCGCCCTGTTCTTCCGGTCCTATCCGGAAGACGAGGCGGTGGCGGGCATCCACAACCACATCGTGGCGTTCTGGACACCGAAGATGCGCCGCGACCTCGAAGGCTATGCCGACGAGGCCGGTGAGCGCCTCGACGCCCTGGTGCACAAGGCGCTCGAAGGCGAGCCGACGACGGACAGCCCCGTGCGTCCGGCCACCCGCAACCCGCAGCTCGCGGGCGAGGGTGCCAGCGACGCGGGTTAG
- a CDS encoding GNAT family N-acetyltransferase has protein sequence MFPDLTRDDVFRIETRRLWLRWPTARDAEAVSRLAGDPAVAERTARLTTPLPLHEAEGFVIRARAANTAGDGLIMAVCRRAAPANLIGVVSVEDRPDETEPHLGYWLGRPFWGEGLMTEAAEALVDAHFAYAGGGALVSAAMTGNRGSQRVLEKCGFHRTGESAPVFEARGGAVPSYTYRLDRAAWLDRRGTVAGGPSL, from the coding sequence ATGTTCCCCGATCTCACCCGCGACGACGTCTTCCGCATCGAGACGCGACGGCTCTGGCTGCGCTGGCCCACCGCCCGCGACGCCGAGGCGGTCTCGCGGCTCGCCGGCGATCCGGCGGTCGCCGAGAGGACCGCGCGGCTCACGACGCCGCTTCCGCTGCACGAGGCCGAGGGCTTCGTGATCCGGGCGCGCGCGGCGAACACCGCGGGCGACGGGCTGATCATGGCGGTCTGCCGGCGGGCGGCGCCCGCGAACCTGATCGGTGTCGTCTCGGTCGAGGACCGGCCCGACGAGACGGAGCCGCATCTCGGCTACTGGCTCGGACGCCCGTTCTGGGGCGAGGGGCTGATGACCGAGGCGGCCGAGGCGCTGGTGGATGCCCATTTCGCCTATGCCGGCGGGGGGGCGCTCGTCTCGGCCGCGATGACCGGGAACCGCGGCTCGCAGCGCGTACTGGAGAAGTGCGGATTCCACCGCACCGGCGAATCGGCGCCGGTCTTCGAGGCGCGGGGCGGCGCCGTGCCGAGCTACACCTACCGGCTCGACCGGGCGGCGTGGCTCGACCGGCGCGGGACCGTGGCGGGGGGGCCCTCGCTATGA
- a CDS encoding GNAT family N-acetyltransferase codes for MLPNFSPREATAAWKAGWETKVQAPFARFRQTFEGGDLALPGAAPILLKTRAKRLLLEPGLDPSLGRIGPLEVRLATTKSEIRRAQRLRFRVFYEEMSAVPTGMAALKRRDVDAYDAICDHLLVIDHAATEAKPFRKARPKVVGTYRLLRQDRAEAHFGFYSSGEYDLAPLLERHPGKRFLELGRSCVLKPYRTKRTVELLWHGIWTYVLHHRIDAMLGCASLEGTDPDRLALPLSFLHHHARAPEAWRARALPERYVAMDRLAKEAVDPKAALMALPPLVKGYLRVGATFGDGAVVDRQFGTTDVLVVLPVSAISARYIGHFGAGADRHAA; via the coding sequence ATGCTGCCGAATTTTTCCCCGCGCGAGGCCACGGCGGCGTGGAAGGCCGGCTGGGAGACCAAGGTCCAGGCGCCCTTCGCCCGCTTCCGCCAGACCTTCGAGGGCGGCGACCTCGCGCTCCCCGGCGCGGCGCCGATCCTTCTGAAGACCCGGGCCAAGCGCCTGCTGCTGGAGCCGGGCCTCGATCCCAGCCTGGGCCGGATCGGCCCGCTCGAAGTGCGGCTGGCCACCACCAAATCCGAGATCCGGCGGGCGCAGCGCCTGCGCTTCCGCGTGTTCTACGAGGAGATGTCGGCGGTGCCGACCGGCATGGCGGCGCTCAAGCGCCGGGATGTCGATGCCTACGACGCGATCTGTGATCATCTCCTGGTGATCGACCACGCCGCGACCGAGGCGAAGCCCTTCCGCAAGGCCCGGCCGAAGGTGGTCGGCACCTACCGGCTGCTGCGCCAGGACCGGGCGGAGGCGCATTTCGGCTTCTACTCCTCGGGCGAGTACGACCTCGCGCCCCTTCTCGAGCGCCATCCGGGCAAGCGCTTCCTCGAACTCGGGCGCTCCTGCGTCCTCAAGCCCTACCGCACCAAGCGCACCGTCGAACTGCTGTGGCACGGCATCTGGACCTACGTGCTGCACCACCGCATCGACGCGATGCTCGGCTGCGCCAGCCTGGAGGGCACCGATCCGGATCGCCTGGCGCTCCCCCTGAGCTTCCTCCACCACCATGCCCGCGCTCCCGAGGCGTGGCGGGCCCGTGCCCTGCCGGAGCGCTACGTCGCGATGGACCGGCTGGCGAAGGAGGCGGTCGATCCGAAGGCGGCGCTGATGGCGCTGCCGCCCCTGGTGAAGGGATATCTCCGGGTCGGCGCGACCTTCGGCGACGGGGCGGTGGTGGATCGCCAGTTCGGCACCACCGACGTGCTCGTGGTGCTGCCGGTCTCGGCGATCTCGGCGCGCTACATCGGCCATTTCGGCGCGGGTGCGGATCGGCACGCCGCCTGA